In Macaca thibetana thibetana isolate TM-01 chromosome 8, ASM2454274v1, whole genome shotgun sequence, one DNA window encodes the following:
- the CCNE2 gene encoding G1/S-specific cyclin-E2 isoform X1, protein MSRRSSRLQAKQQPQPSQTESPQEVQIIQAKKRKTTQDVKKRREEVTKKHQYEIRRSAGRRLSLGGFYVPESYYSCRNCWPPVLSGGISPCIIIETPHKEIGTSDFSRFTNYRFKNLFINPSPLPDLSWGCSKEVWLNMLKKESRYVHEKHLEVLHSDLEPQMRSILLDWLLEVCEVYTLHRETFYLAQDFFDRFMLTQKDINKNMLQLIGITSLFIASKLEEIYAPKLQEFAYVTDGACSEEDILRMELIILKALKWELCPVTIISWLNLFLQVDALKDAPKVLLPQYSQETFIQIAQLLDLCILAIDSLEFQYRILTAAALCHFTSIEVVKKASGLEWDSISECVDWMVPFVNVVKSTSPVKLKTFKKIPMEDRHNIQTHTNYLAMLEEVNYVNTFRKGGQLSPVCNGGIMTPPKSTEKPPGKH, encoded by the exons ATGTCAAGACGAAG TAGCCGTTTACAAGCTAAgcagcagccccagcccagccagaCGGAGTCACCCCAAGAAGTCCAGATAATCCAGGCCAAGAAGAGGAAAACAACCCAG gatgtcaaaaaaagaagagaggaggtcACCAAGAAACATCAGTATGAAATTAGG AGGTCAGCAGGAAGGCGCTTATCTTTGGGTGGTTTCTATGTGCCCGAATCCTACTACAGCTGCAGA aATTGTTGGCCACCTGTATTATCTGGGGGGATCAGTCCTTGCATTATCATTGAAACACCTCACAAAGAAATAGGAACAAGTGATTTCTCCAGATTTACAAATTACAGATTTAAGAATCTTTTTATTAATCCTTCACCTTTGCCTGATTTAAG CTGGGGGTGTTCAAAAGAAGTCTGGCTAAACATGTTAAAAAAGGAGAGCAGATATGTTCATGAAAAACATCTTGAAGTTCTGCATTCTGACTTGGAACCACAGATGAGGTCCATACTTCTAGACTGGCTTTTAGAG GTATGTGAAGTATACACACTTCATAGGGAAACATTTTATCTTGCACAAGACTTTTTTGATAGATTTATGTTGACACAAaaggatataaataaaaatatgcttcaaCTCATTGGAATTACCTCATTATTCATTGCTTCCAAACTTGAG GAAATCTACGCTCCTAAACTCCAAGAGTTTGCTTACGTCACTGATGGTGCTTGCAGTGAAGAGGATATCTTAAGGATGGAACTCATTATATTAAag GCTTTAAAATGGGAACTTTGTCCTGTAACAATCATCTCCTGGCTAAATCTCTTTCTCCAAGTTGATGCTCTTAAAGATGCTCCTAAAGTTCTTCTACCTCAGTATTCTCAGGAAACATTCATTCAAATAGCTCAG CTTTTAGATCTGTGTATTCTAGCCATTGATTCATTAGAGTTCCAGTACAGAATACTGACTGCTGCTGCCCTGTGCCATTTTACCTCCATTGAAGTGGTTAAGAAAGCCTCAG GTTTGGAGTGGGACAGTATTTCAGAATGTGTAGATTGGATGGTACCTTTTGTCAATGTAGTAAAAAGTACTAGTCCAGTGAAGCTGAAGACTTTTAAGAAGATTCCTATGGAAGACAGACATAATATCCAGACACATACAAATTATTTGGCTATGCTG GAAGAAGTAAATTACGTAAACACCTTCAGAAAAGGGGGACAGTTGTCACCAGTGTGCAATGGAGGCATCATGACACCACCGAAGAGCACCGAAAAACCACCAGGAAAACACTAA
- the CCNE2 gene encoding G1/S-specific cyclin-E2 isoform X2 has translation MSRRSSRLQAKQQPQPSQTESPQEVQIIQAKKRKTTQDVKKRREEVTKKHQYEIRNCWPPVLSGGISPCIIIETPHKEIGTSDFSRFTNYRFKNLFINPSPLPDLSWGCSKEVWLNMLKKESRYVHEKHLEVLHSDLEPQMRSILLDWLLEVCEVYTLHRETFYLAQDFFDRFMLTQKDINKNMLQLIGITSLFIASKLEEIYAPKLQEFAYVTDGACSEEDILRMELIILKALKWELCPVTIISWLNLFLQVDALKDAPKVLLPQYSQETFIQIAQLLDLCILAIDSLEFQYRILTAAALCHFTSIEVVKKASGLEWDSISECVDWMVPFVNVVKSTSPVKLKTFKKIPMEDRHNIQTHTNYLAMLEEVNYVNTFRKGGQLSPVCNGGIMTPPKSTEKPPGKH, from the exons ATGTCAAGACGAAG TAGCCGTTTACAAGCTAAgcagcagccccagcccagccagaCGGAGTCACCCCAAGAAGTCCAGATAATCCAGGCCAAGAAGAGGAAAACAACCCAG gatgtcaaaaaaagaagagaggaggtcACCAAGAAACATCAGTATGAAATTAGG aATTGTTGGCCACCTGTATTATCTGGGGGGATCAGTCCTTGCATTATCATTGAAACACCTCACAAAGAAATAGGAACAAGTGATTTCTCCAGATTTACAAATTACAGATTTAAGAATCTTTTTATTAATCCTTCACCTTTGCCTGATTTAAG CTGGGGGTGTTCAAAAGAAGTCTGGCTAAACATGTTAAAAAAGGAGAGCAGATATGTTCATGAAAAACATCTTGAAGTTCTGCATTCTGACTTGGAACCACAGATGAGGTCCATACTTCTAGACTGGCTTTTAGAG GTATGTGAAGTATACACACTTCATAGGGAAACATTTTATCTTGCACAAGACTTTTTTGATAGATTTATGTTGACACAAaaggatataaataaaaatatgcttcaaCTCATTGGAATTACCTCATTATTCATTGCTTCCAAACTTGAG GAAATCTACGCTCCTAAACTCCAAGAGTTTGCTTACGTCACTGATGGTGCTTGCAGTGAAGAGGATATCTTAAGGATGGAACTCATTATATTAAag GCTTTAAAATGGGAACTTTGTCCTGTAACAATCATCTCCTGGCTAAATCTCTTTCTCCAAGTTGATGCTCTTAAAGATGCTCCTAAAGTTCTTCTACCTCAGTATTCTCAGGAAACATTCATTCAAATAGCTCAG CTTTTAGATCTGTGTATTCTAGCCATTGATTCATTAGAGTTCCAGTACAGAATACTGACTGCTGCTGCCCTGTGCCATTTTACCTCCATTGAAGTGGTTAAGAAAGCCTCAG GTTTGGAGTGGGACAGTATTTCAGAATGTGTAGATTGGATGGTACCTTTTGTCAATGTAGTAAAAAGTACTAGTCCAGTGAAGCTGAAGACTTTTAAGAAGATTCCTATGGAAGACAGACATAATATCCAGACACATACAAATTATTTGGCTATGCTG GAAGAAGTAAATTACGTAAACACCTTCAGAAAAGGGGGACAGTTGTCACCAGTGTGCAATGGAGGCATCATGACACCACCGAAGAGCACCGAAAAACCACCAGGAAAACACTAA